The genomic DNA TCGCTGGTGCTTCCCGGGGCTGTGGTGCGCGCGGGGACGGTGGTCGGGGCGCGGGCGTTGGTTGAGGGAGAGGTGCCGGGGTGGTCGATCGCGGTGGGGCAGCCGGCGCGGGCGATCAAGCCGCGCGCGTTCGTGCCTGTTGCAACAGGAGCGGGCGCATGAGCGGCGTGGATATCTCACGCGCGCCGAGCCCTCACTCGCTCTCGAACCGGGCGGGGCGTGTGCTGTGGGGCCTGGTGCAGGGGACGCTGTTTCGGTTCTCGCCTCGCCCGTGCCATCGGTGGCGGGTGATGCTGCTGCGGATGTTCGGGGGTCGCGTGTCGTGGCGGGCGCGGCCGTATCCGGGGTGCCGCGTGTGGGCTCCTTGGAATCTTGAGATGGCGGACTACGCGACGCTGGCGGACGGCGTGGATTGTTACTGCGTGGAGCGGATCACGATCGGCGCGCACACGACGGTGAGCCAGTACAGTTACCTGTGCGGGGCGACGCATGATTTCGAGCGGTCGAGGCGGCCGCTGGTGCCGCTGCCGATCAGGATCGGCGGGCAGTGCTGGATCGCGGCGGATGTGTTCGTGGGCCCGGGTGTGTCGATCGGCGAGGGGACGGTGGTGGGGGCGCGATCGAGCGTGTTCGGCGATCTGCCCGAGTGGACGGTGTGTGTGGGGAGTCCGGCGAAGCCGATTCGTGCGCGTGTGATCCGCGAGGAGGGTGGGGGAGCGGGTGGCGTGAGCGATGAAGCGGGGGATAAGGGCGCATGAGCGTGCCGCTGCGTGTGATCTCGCCGGCGAAGAACCCCGACGCGCTGGGTGACTGGCGGACGTTCCGTTCGCGCGGGGCGCGGTGCTCGTGGAGCGAGGACGGCGCGCTCGTGCTGGCGCATCGCGCCTCGACGCTGGAGCACGAGCCGGACGAGATCGAGCCGTGCGAGGTGGGGTTGCTGGATGTCGAGAGCGGCGCGTTCGCCTGCTTCGGGACGACGACAGCGTGGAGCCACGCGGACGGCGCGAGGTTGCAGTGGATCGGGGCGGAGCGTGCGATCTTCAACACGCGCGACGATGATGATCGGTTGCATGCGCAGATCGTGTCGCTCGGGCGCGGGGGTCGGTTGCTGCGGACAGAGGCGATCGGGCACGCGGTCCACACGGTGTCGCCGGACGGGGCCTTCGCGCTGGCGATCCCGTTCGAGCGATTGGGGGATCTTCGGCACGCGCTCGCGATTCCCGCGCTGGTCGATCCGCACGTGGCCAATCCCGCGCCGCGGCACAGCGGCGTGCATGTGGTCGATCTGGCGCGGGGGACGAGCGAGCTGCTGCTCTCGCTGGCGGAGATCGCCGAGTTCCGGCGCTCGGCGTTGGGTGAGGGGCGCGTGCACGTTGTGGATGATGTCTCGTATGCGCCTGGGGGGAGGCGCGTCGCCGTGCTGCACAGTTTCGAGCGCGCGGATGGGATCGTTCACACGCGGCTTCTGACGACGGACGCGAGGGGCGCGGGCGGGTTGCGGCTTGTGTGCGAGGGGCGGATCACGCGGCACGCGTGGATGGATGACGCGACGCTGCTGGTTCAGACCGGGGCGGGCGCGATCGAGATCGTGCGCGACGACGAGGAGGCGGGAGTGATGGCGGGGGGTGTGCTTTCGTTGACGCCTCTGCATCCGGAGGGGTCGTTCGACGCGGCGGTGTATGAGGGCGGGGATCGGGTGATCGCGATGCAGTGCCGCCGGATTGCTGATGATTCTGCGGCTCTTGGTCTTTGGGTGGAGCGGGGCGGGGGCGCGCGAGAGTTGGTTGTTGATCTGGGGCGGCTCTCGGCGCACGCGCCGGAGCAGGGCGCGATCGATCCGGGCGCGATCGACGAGCGCGACACGAAGCCCGCGCTGGATCCGTTCGGGACGCGGGTGTGTGTGGATGCGCGCGTGGAGGGGCGCGACGTGATCGGTGTGGCGGAGATCGCGGCGCACACGGGGCGTGCGCGGCCGGAGCCCACGGCACGGACAGAGCGCGCGGCGCGAGGGGCGGAGGTTGAGTCGCGCGAGACGGACCTGGGGTTGTTGGAGGAGGCGCGGGCTGCGGTGTGGTCTGCGGTGATGGGGTGGGGCGTGCGGCGTGTCGGGGGGAACGCATGAGCGGACCGGCGATCACGATTTTCATACAGACGCTGAACGAGGAGAAGAATCTTCCCTCGTGCCTGGAGTCGGTGCGCGGGTTTGATGACATCGTGGTGCTTGATTCGCTCTCGACCGACGGGACGGAGCAGATCGCGCGTGAGTTCGGGTGTCGGTGGTACGCGCGGAAGTTCGACGGACGCGGGCCGCACCAGAACTGGGCGATGGAGAACATTCCGTGGCCGAACACGTGGGTGTTCTATCTGGATGCGGACGAGCAGATGACGCCGGAGTTGCGTGCGGAGATCGAGGCGATCGCGTCGGACGAGAGCGAGCGGCGGGTGGCGTTCTACTGCGGGAGGCGGAACTATTTCATGGGGAGGTGGCTGCGTCACGCGATGCCTCCCGGGAACATCATGCGGTTCTTTCGGCCTTCGAAGATCCGCTTCGAGCGGCTTGCGAACCCGGTTCCTTTGATCGACGGGGAGCACGGGTATCTGCGGAATCATTTCATCCACTACAACTTCAGCAAGGGGCTGGGGGAGTGGTTCGAGCGGCACAACCGGTATTCGACGTATGAGGCGCGGGAGACGATGCGTGCGCTCAAGGAGAACCCGGTGTCGCTGGGGCGGCTGTTCTCTCGCGACCGGAACACGCGCCGTCTGGAGCTGAAGAATCTGTCGTTCCGGATGCCGCTGAGGCCGGTGCTGAAGTTTCTGTACATGTACATCCTGGGGCGTGGGTTCATGGACGGGCGTGCGGGGCTGACGTACTGCGTGCTGCAGGCGATCTACGAGTATCAGATCTGTCTGAAGGTTCGTGAGTTGAAGCGTGTGGAGCGCGGCCTGACGCCGAGTTGAGCCCAGACGAACGGAGCGGTGCGATCATGTCACTCAAGCAGTCCGCGCCGGTGCAGGCGTTGCTCCCGTATCTGCGGGCGGTGAAGTATGACGGTCTGCGGCGGCGTGCGCTTCGGCGGGCGCGGACGCCCGTCGAGGGGGAGGGCTCGTCTGACCAGCCGGCGTCGGCGTTCTTCGTGGGGAGCGGCAGGTCGGGGACGACGATGCTGGGGCGGTTGTTCGAGCGGCATCCGGACGCGCTCTATCTGTTCGAGCCGTATCACGCGTGGGCGGCGATCGACGCGAGGAGTGACGCAACCAACTTTCACACCACGGCGGAGCCAGCGTTTTTCATGGACGCCTCGTTCGCGACGCCGGAGGCGCGCATCCGATTCGTTCGCACGATGCTGTCGGAGGCGACGGCGGCCGGG from Phycisphaeraceae bacterium includes the following:
- a CDS encoding glycosyltransferase family 2 protein, yielding MSGPAITIFIQTLNEEKNLPSCLESVRGFDDIVVLDSLSTDGTEQIAREFGCRWYARKFDGRGPHQNWAMENIPWPNTWVFYLDADEQMTPELRAEIEAIASDESERRVAFYCGRRNYFMGRWLRHAMPPGNIMRFFRPSKIRFERLANPVPLIDGEHGYLRNHFIHYNFSKGLGEWFERHNRYSTYEARETMRALKENPVSLGRLFSRDRNTRRLELKNLSFRMPLRPVLKFLYMYILGRGFMDGRAGLTYCVLQAIYEYQICLKVRELKRVERGLTPS